A region of Streptomyces paludis DNA encodes the following proteins:
- a CDS encoding FixH family protein: MTRRTAPFRLDGRATTAACPTGLRTIRRAGCRAAAAVFLAAALTGCTAAANSGANGGSSPASDLDADCRATKSDTGLEVTLTVSPCPPTGGGVAGTAGVEVKDADGKAVSGAKVEINPEMPNMKMKGGNQTARPEGDGYEAKLVLGMPGDWRITVTVVPASGEKSTTAFNLTAKG; this comes from the coding sequence ATGACCCGGCGCACGGCCCCCTTCCGGCTCGACGGAAGGGCCACGACGGCGGCGTGCCCGACCGGGCTCCGCACCATCCGGAGGGCCGGGTGCCGGGCAGCCGCGGCCGTGTTCCTGGCCGCCGCCCTGACCGGCTGCACCGCCGCCGCGAACTCTGGTGCGAACGGCGGTTCCTCCCCGGCGAGCGACCTGGACGCGGACTGCCGCGCCACCAAGTCCGACACTGGTCTGGAGGTCACCCTCACCGTGAGCCCCTGCCCGCCCACGGGCGGGGGCGTGGCCGGCACGGCCGGGGTGGAGGTGAAGGACGCCGACGGCAAGGCCGTCTCCGGCGCCAAGGTCGAGATCAACCCCGAAATGCCCAACATGAAGATGAAGGGCGGCAACCAGACGGCACGTCCCGAGGGCGACGGCTACGAGGCCAAGCTCGTCCTGGGCATGCCGGGCGACTGGCGGATCACCGTCACTGTCGTCCCCGCCTCCGGGGAGAAGTCCACCACCGCTTTCAACCTGACGGCGAAGGGCTGA
- a CDS encoding pyridoxal phosphate-dependent aminotransferase, whose protein sequence is MLSSRARLLPASSTAALDAEIKARISAGADIINLTGGELDFPTPDQAADGARRAITEGRTRYTPVAGIGPLREAIARRLTEHWDCRYDATQVVTTNGAKQALAQVFTVLCEPGDEVILPAPYWVSFPHMIRLAGAVPVTVPTSATGFKLTPEALLTHLTPRSRVLLLNSPSNPTGVVYERSELLALARVAVEHGLAIVTDEIYGDLVHDGASFTSVASLGPDIAERTVTVGGFSKTYAMTGWRIGFAAAPLPVAAALTAVQGHTSSAPSSISQYAALAALTDGTEAELERRAAKLSRRRTLMRDGIRALPPLLLTAPPQGGFFAFVDIGALCTQPGEDAGTFARDLLEHAGVAVMPGNGFAAPDHVRLSYGVGTEDIIRALDRIGIYLKTTGTGAHRG, encoded by the coding sequence GTGCTCAGCAGCCGCGCCCGCTTGCTGCCCGCCTCCAGCACCGCTGCCCTGGACGCCGAGATCAAGGCCCGGATCTCCGCCGGTGCGGACATCATCAACCTCACAGGAGGCGAACTCGACTTCCCCACTCCCGACCAGGCGGCCGACGGGGCCCGGCGCGCCATCACCGAGGGCCGGACCCGCTACACCCCGGTCGCCGGCATCGGGCCGCTGAGAGAGGCCATCGCCCGGCGCCTCACCGAGCACTGGGACTGCCGCTACGACGCGACGCAGGTCGTGACCACGAATGGCGCCAAGCAGGCACTCGCCCAGGTGTTCACCGTCCTGTGCGAACCCGGCGACGAGGTGATCCTCCCGGCTCCGTACTGGGTCAGCTTCCCGCATATGATCCGCCTCGCGGGCGCGGTGCCGGTGACGGTGCCCACCTCGGCCACCGGCTTCAAGCTCACCCCCGAAGCGCTGCTGACCCACCTGACCCCGCGCTCCCGGGTCCTCCTGCTCAACAGCCCCTCCAACCCTACGGGCGTGGTGTACGAGCGCTCCGAACTCCTCGCCCTGGCGCGGGTGGCTGTGGAACACGGGCTGGCCATCGTGACCGACGAGATCTACGGCGACCTCGTCCATGACGGTGCGTCCTTCACCAGCGTCGCCTCACTGGGGCCCGACATCGCCGAACGGACCGTCACGGTCGGCGGCTTCTCGAAGACGTACGCCATGACGGGCTGGCGCATAGGCTTCGCGGCAGCTCCCTTGCCGGTCGCCGCTGCCCTCACCGCCGTACAGGGACACACAAGCTCGGCCCCCTCCTCGATCTCGCAGTACGCCGCGCTCGCCGCCCTGACCGACGGAACCGAGGCGGAACTGGAGCGCAGGGCAGCCAAGCTGAGCAGACGCCGCACGCTCATGCGGGACGGCATCCGCGCGCTGCCGCCGCTCCTGCTGACAGCGCCACCGCAGGGCGGCTTCTTCGCCTTCGTGGACATTGGCGCGCTGTGCACACAGCCGGGCGAGGACGCCGGGACTTTCGCGCGCGACCTGCTGGAGCACGCCGGAGTCGCCGTCATGCCCGGCAACGGCTTCGCGGCCCCGGACCACGTGCGGCTGTCCTACGGCGTCGGCACCGAGGACATCATCCGCGCCCTCGACCGCATAGGCATCTACCTCAAGACCACAGGAACGGGAGCACACCGTGGATAA
- a CDS encoding heavy-metal-associated domain-containing protein, translated as MDKATVFEVRGMTCGGCAKRIRTAIETDLGEDTAVAVDHRTGRVTVTSPRDITPEAVRSAVERTGYEFAGTAV; from the coding sequence GTGGATAAGGCCACTGTCTTCGAAGTACGCGGGATGACTTGCGGGGGATGCGCCAAGCGCATCCGTACGGCTATTGAGACGGACCTCGGGGAGGACACGGCCGTGGCCGTCGACCACAGGACCGGCCGGGTGACCGTCACCTCGCCGCGCGACATCACCCCCGAGGCCGTCCGGTCGGCCGTCGAGCGCACCGGCTACGAGTTCGCGGGGACGGCGGTGTGA